In the bacterium genome, CGCGGAGGCGGCGAATGATCTCGGCTCCGTCCAAACCGCCGAGCACGATATCAATCACGGCAATCGCCGGGCACAGTTGAAGCTCGGCGAAGGCTTGGTAACCGTCCGTCACCAGCTTGTGGCGAATCCCGACCTCGTCCAGCGCCTGACGGACGATGTTGCCCGCCACTTGGTCGGGGATCGCCAGCAGCACGTCGTAGGAAATGTCCTCGTGCGAACGGCCTCGCTGACTCGAAAAGAAACCGTTCACGAAACCGAGGAGCGCTTCCCCTTCAACGGGTTTGTGGAAAATTTTCAGCGCACCCAGCCGCTGCAGTTCATGAAGCTTGCTTTGGTCTTTGCAGACCGTAACCGCGGCAAACGGAATCTCCAAACGTCGGCTTTGCAGCAATTGAGCGAATTCCACGCCGTTCATTCCGGGCAGGATCACATCGAGAAGCATGAAATCGGGATGATGACGCACAACGAGCTCATAAGCGATCTCGGCGGTTCGCGCAAGCAGAATCTGATATCCGGCCCGTTCGAGCACGCTCGCGTAGCTCTTGGCGGTAATGGTGAAATCCTCGATGAGGAGAATGGTGGGTGACGTTTCCGTTTCATCCGTGTCCTGTCCCGGGCGCCGGTCATGGAAGATGTTCTGAATGGCTCGATGCAACCGTTGGATGACGATCGGCTTCACCAGGATTTCCGCAACTCCGTATTTGTTCAACGTCTGCACGAGTCCTTGGTCAACGACGTTGCAGACGGCAATGACCGGCACGGGGGTTCGCCGCTCGGACGACAGGGAATCGAGAAACAGTTCGACCTCTTGGGTGTCCGACCGGATGTCGAGGATAATGGCTTCCGGTTGGATGTTTCGCAGAGTCACCCGTGCCTCGTCGTAGTCCCGGACGGACACGGCGCGTCCGCCGACGCTTTCCACCAGCCGACCGAGCATCTTCTGATGCACGCCGCTCCGGTCTACGATCAGGAAGACTTTTTCCTCCGTCTTCGGCATACGATGTTTCTCTCGGGATAAAGGATTCCGTTCTGTAGAATTTTGCTTGCGCAACTTTCCTGCCAGCGTTGAGGAAGAGACACTTGTGTCAGGATTCTGCCGAGGCGATGCACCAAGTGAGACATGAACGTCGCAATAGTGGCGTTGAATTCGCTGCGTCGTAAAGCCACGCGAGTTGGACGTGTGACGGACTGCTGACTCAGGGGACACTTGCTTCCTGAGGATCAGTCGCCCGCCGGCTCGGCGGCAGGATGATTCGCGGGGCAATTTCACAGAGCAGTACCGGGCGCACGGAGTGCGTTTTCTACATCGCACTCCATTGACATCCGCGACGCAATGTCCTATATTAATATTCTGTAGGATTTTCGGACGATGAGGCCGACAGCGCGCGGCTCGCGACCGAGATGCGCGGGTCAAAACGATTGTTCAAGGAGTGCGATTCCATGAAGCAAGTTCTGCGTTTGTTGACAGTAGCGATGTTGTTGTCGGTGGCGGCTTCTACGCTGCTGGCCCAGATCAGCGTGGGCGGGACGCCGCGTAGCTTTGACCTCTCGGCGGCAAGTGCGGTTCCCACGGTGCCGCTTCAGTCGGTGGACGTGGCCGCCTATCTGGCCGAAGACGCCGTAGCCGGGAAGGACGAGCCGTTGCGTTTCGGCGCGCCCATCGAGGTAGCCTACAACCTGGTGAACTCCGGCCTCTGGACCCCGCTGCCGGACGGCGGACGGCTATGGCGGGTGAGAATCGAATCCCCTGGTGCGTTTTCCATCGGTCTTCTCTATAACAAGTGGTTTATCCCCGACGGCGCCGATCTTTTCATCTATAACGCCGATCGCAGTCATATCATCGGTGCGTTCACGAGTTTCAATAATTGGGTGGACGGAACGAACATCACTCAGCCGGTGGCGGGCGACGCCGTGACCATCGAGTATTACGAGCCGGCCGCCGTTGTGGGTCAGGGCGTGATTTCGATTTCGCGCGTGGTGCACGACTATCGGAACATTTTCGGTCTGGCCCGCTCCTTAGACGGCTATGGCGATTCGGGATCGTGCAACAACAACGTGAATTGTCCCGAAGGGGCGACGTGGCAAACCCAAAAGCGTGGCGTGGCGATGATCGTCACTTCCGGCGGCTCGCGGCTGTGCACGGGTTCGCTCGTCAATAACGTCCGACAGAATCAAACGCCGTACTTCCTGACCGCGAAACACTGCACGGACGTGGGCGGCTACACCTCATGGGTGTTCATGTTCAACTACGAAAGTCCGACCTGTACGAACGCCAACGGCCCGACCACTCAGACCGTGGCCAATGCAACGCTGCGCGCCAGCAACTCGGCTTCGGATTTCTCGCTTCTGCAACTGTCCGCGAGCGTACCGGCCGGCTACAATCCCTATTTCAACGGCTGGAACAACGTCAACACCGCCGCCACCAACTCGGTTTGCATTCATCACCCGA is a window encoding:
- a CDS encoding response regulator; this translates as MPKTEEKVFLIVDRSGVHQKMLGRLVESVGGRAVSVRDYDEARVTLRNIQPEAIILDIRSDTQEVELFLDSLSSERRTPVPVIAVCNVVDQGLVQTLNKYGVAEILVKPIVIQRLHRAIQNIFHDRRPGQDTDETETSPTILLIEDFTITAKSYASVLERAGYQILLARTAEIAYELVVRHHPDFMLLDVILPGMNGVEFAQLLQSRRLEIPFAAVTVCKDQSKLHELQRLGALKIFHKPVEGEALLGFVNGFFSSQRGRSHEDISYDVLLAIPDQVAGNIVRQALDEVGIRHKLVTDGYQAFAELQLCPAIAVIDIVLGGLDGAEIIRRLR